One Actinoplanes missouriensis 431 DNA segment encodes these proteins:
- the nuoE gene encoding NADH-quinone oxidoreductase subunit NuoE has protein sequence MSAETTVEFSPAAAPLAEKLLEPALEILARYPAGRERSALLPLLHLVQTEEGYVSPTGVSFCAEILGINKAQVGAVATFYTMYKRRPTGEYLVSVCTNTLCNVLGGQQVYDELAEHLGVGHDQTTADGKITLEHAECLAACDYAPVVTVNYDFTVDEATPESAIELVESLRNGERPTPARGARICSLKEMQFQLAGFADPRDGAVGDGVAGAPTLRGARLAQEHGVAVAGFDPDTPITTTKPAREGNALPQPQPEQPSRIAAFAKKAATAAKAAAGAVAEKAGKVAEHRHAGRTTDTGDVKDPEVRAAESRNPTADTPAPSGAADAGGPPPSSPAEAAGAAENAPAGDGKPAGDGSRGEWIVSQRTAAQKEATNVPRGTEEEK, from the coding sequence ATGTCCGCAGAAACAACGGTGGAGTTCTCGCCGGCCGCTGCCCCGCTGGCGGAGAAGCTGCTGGAACCGGCCCTGGAGATCCTCGCCCGGTACCCGGCCGGCCGGGAGCGGTCCGCGCTCCTGCCGCTGCTGCACCTGGTGCAGACCGAGGAGGGCTACGTCAGCCCGACCGGCGTCTCGTTCTGCGCCGAGATCCTCGGGATCAACAAGGCCCAGGTCGGCGCGGTCGCCACGTTCTACACGATGTACAAGCGCCGCCCGACCGGCGAATACCTGGTCAGCGTCTGCACCAACACCCTGTGCAACGTGCTCGGCGGCCAGCAGGTCTACGACGAGCTGGCCGAGCACCTCGGCGTCGGGCACGACCAGACCACGGCCGACGGCAAGATCACGCTGGAGCACGCCGAGTGCCTGGCGGCCTGCGACTACGCCCCGGTCGTGACGGTCAACTACGACTTCACGGTCGACGAGGCCACCCCGGAGTCGGCGATCGAGCTGGTGGAGAGCCTGCGCAACGGCGAGCGGCCGACGCCCGCCCGGGGCGCCCGGATCTGCTCGCTCAAGGAGATGCAGTTCCAGCTGGCCGGCTTCGCGGACCCGCGCGACGGCGCGGTCGGCGACGGCGTGGCGGGCGCGCCCACCCTGCGCGGCGCTCGCCTGGCCCAGGAGCACGGCGTCGCGGTGGCGGGCTTCGACCCGGACACCCCGATCACCACGACCAAGCCGGCCCGCGAGGGCAATGCGCTGCCCCAGCCCCAGCCGGAGCAGCCGAGCCGGATCGCGGCGTTCGCCAAGAAGGCCGCGACGGCTGCCAAGGCAGCGGCCGGAGCGGTCGCCGAGAAGGCGGGCAAGGTCGCCGAGCACCGCCACGCGGGCCGCACCACCGACACCGGTGACGTCAAGGACCCGGAGGTACGCGCGGCCGAGTCCCGCAACCCGACCGCTGACACCCCGGCGCCCTCCGGCGCCGCCGACGCCGGTGGGCCGCCGCCCAGTTCACCGGCCGAGGCCGCCGGCGCCGCCGAGAACGCGCCCGCCGGCGACGGCAAACCGGCAGGTGACGGCAGTCGTGGCGAGTGGATCGTCAGCCAGCGGACCGCCGCGCAGAAGGAAGCCACGAACGTCCCGCGTGGCACCGAGGAGGAGAAGTGA
- the nuoF gene encoding NADH-quinone oxidoreductase subunit NuoF, whose product MTQPRPEVLQKLTPVLTKRWLSPDAWQIGVYERLDGYLALRKALDVHPDDLIQLVKDSGLRGRGGAGFPTGLKWGFIPQGDGKPHYLVINADEGEPGTCKDLPLMTYDPHSLVEGAIIAAYAIRANRAFIYIRGEAVHAARRLRNAVKEAYAKGYLGKNILKSGFDLDLVVHSGAGAYICGEETALLDSLEGFRGQPRLRPPFPAIAGLYASPTVVNNVGTIASVPYIVLGGADWWKSMGTEKSAGPMIYSLSGRIANPGQYECGLGITLRELIELAGGMKPGHNLKFWTPGGSSTPILTAEHIDTPMDFEGVAAAGSILGTTAMQIFSDQDCPVYNTWRWLEFYHHESCGKCTPCREGNYWMVRTYRRILSGQGTYKDLDTLQDTADNIFGRSFCGLGDGAATPVVSTLKWFRDDYLGYIEGRTAPRLSEKTLVGAH is encoded by the coding sequence GTGACCCAGCCCCGGCCGGAAGTCCTCCAGAAGCTCACCCCCGTGCTCACCAAGCGCTGGCTCTCGCCGGACGCCTGGCAGATCGGCGTCTACGAGCGGCTGGACGGCTATCTGGCGTTGCGCAAGGCGCTCGACGTCCACCCCGACGACCTGATCCAGCTGGTGAAGGACTCCGGCCTGCGTGGCCGGGGCGGCGCCGGTTTCCCCACCGGCCTGAAGTGGGGCTTCATCCCGCAGGGTGACGGCAAGCCGCACTACCTCGTGATCAACGCGGACGAGGGCGAGCCCGGCACCTGCAAGGACCTGCCGCTGATGACGTACGACCCGCACTCGCTGGTGGAAGGCGCGATCATCGCGGCGTACGCCATCCGGGCGAACCGGGCGTTCATCTACATCCGCGGTGAGGCGGTGCACGCCGCGCGGCGGCTGCGCAACGCGGTGAAGGAGGCGTACGCCAAGGGATACCTCGGCAAGAACATCCTGAAGTCCGGGTTCGACCTGGACCTGGTCGTGCACAGCGGCGCGGGGGCGTACATCTGCGGTGAGGAGACGGCGCTGCTGGACTCCCTCGAGGGGTTCCGCGGCCAGCCCCGGCTGCGCCCGCCGTTCCCGGCCATCGCGGGTCTCTACGCCAGCCCGACCGTGGTCAACAACGTCGGGACGATCGCCAGCGTGCCGTACATCGTGCTGGGCGGCGCGGACTGGTGGAAGAGCATGGGCACCGAGAAATCGGCCGGCCCGATGATCTACTCGCTCTCCGGCCGGATCGCCAACCCGGGCCAGTACGAGTGCGGCCTCGGCATCACCCTGCGCGAGCTGATCGAGCTGGCCGGGGGCATGAAGCCGGGCCACAACCTGAAGTTCTGGACGCCTGGCGGGTCGTCGACGCCCATCCTGACCGCCGAGCACATCGACACCCCGATGGACTTCGAAGGGGTCGCGGCGGCCGGGTCGATCCTCGGCACCACCGCGATGCAGATCTTCTCGGACCAGGACTGCCCGGTCTACAACACGTGGCGGTGGCTGGAGTTCTACCACCACGAGTCGTGCGGCAAGTGCACACCGTGCCGCGAGGGCAACTACTGGATGGTCCGCACGTACCGCCGGATCCTGTCCGGTCAGGGCACCTACAAGGACCTGGACACGCTCCAGGACACCGCGGACAACATCTTCGGCCGGTCGTTCTGCGGTCTCGGCGACGGCGCCGCGACCCCGGTCGTGTCGACGCTCAAGTGGTTCCGGGACGACTACCTCGGCTACATCGAGGGCCGGACCGCGCCGCGCCTGTCGGAGAAGACCCTGGTGGGAGCGCACTGA
- a CDS encoding NADH-quinone oxidoreductase subunit G, giving the protein MTDVEKKTDLVTLTVDGVEVQAEKGELVIRVAERMGIAIPRFCDHPLLAPAGACRQCLVEVEGQRKPVASCTQTVAEGMVVKTQLSSPVAAKAQAGVMELLLINHPLDCPTCDKGGECPLQNQAMSTGRADSRFVEHKREYEKPIHISSQVLLDRERCVLCQRCTRFSEEIAGDKFIDLMDRSSGEQINVYRDDFFGGEGTGDGQAGDGEGDVPFNSYFSGNTIQICPVGALTGEQYRFRARPFDLVSSPTSCEHCAAGCSQRADHRRGKVLRRLAGDDPAVNEEWNCDKGRWGFRYTTATDRITTPLVRDAATGQLREASWSEALLAAAKGLRAARERGVGVLPGGRLTVEDAYAYAKFARIVLGSNDIDFRARPIRASGTALTATEEADFLAASVAGIADVTYEAVENAPSVLIVGLEPEEECPILFLRLRKGHQKKKLQVTAVSPYLSRGFEKLGATLVAAVPGDEARLLNTDPAVAAALSAPGSLLIVGERLATAPGGLSAAAALAGRTGARLAWVPRRAGDRGALDTGCLPNLLPGGRPVTDAAARAELALAWRTEPGVLSGTPGRDVDQIIAAAADGTLGALLVGGVDPADLADPRLAEEALDAVPFVVSLELRQSAVTRRADVVLPIAPAVEKAGTYMDWEGRLRSFEAVLPGTAMTDGRVLEAVAALLDVELNTGDVMTVRRELGTLPAAAARPVTPVTEAAELARPGEREAVLATWHQLIDLGTLLDGDEVLAGTARPPVARIGKDLAESLGVADGDLVTVSTGRGGVTLPAAITDLPPGVVWLPTNSPGSTVRRSLGVTAGAVVRLEAGVGGPILAEGAAR; this is encoded by the coding sequence ATGACGGACGTAGAGAAGAAGACGGACCTCGTCACACTCACGGTCGACGGGGTCGAGGTCCAAGCCGAGAAGGGCGAGCTGGTCATCCGGGTCGCCGAGCGGATGGGCATCGCGATCCCGCGGTTCTGCGACCACCCGCTGCTCGCACCGGCCGGCGCCTGCCGGCAGTGCCTCGTCGAGGTGGAGGGCCAGCGCAAGCCGGTCGCCTCCTGCACCCAGACGGTGGCCGAGGGCATGGTGGTGAAGACCCAGCTCAGCTCGCCGGTGGCCGCGAAGGCCCAGGCCGGCGTGATGGAGCTTCTCCTGATCAACCACCCGCTCGACTGCCCGACCTGCGACAAGGGCGGCGAGTGCCCGTTGCAGAACCAGGCGATGAGCACCGGACGGGCCGACTCCCGGTTCGTCGAGCACAAGCGGGAGTACGAGAAGCCGATCCACATCTCCAGTCAGGTCCTGCTGGACCGGGAGCGCTGCGTGCTCTGCCAGCGCTGCACCCGGTTCTCCGAGGAGATCGCCGGGGACAAGTTCATCGACCTGATGGACCGCTCGTCCGGCGAGCAGATCAACGTCTACCGGGACGACTTCTTCGGCGGCGAGGGCACCGGTGACGGTCAGGCCGGCGACGGCGAGGGGGACGTACCGTTCAACTCGTACTTCTCCGGCAACACCATCCAGATCTGCCCGGTCGGCGCGCTCACCGGCGAGCAGTACCGGTTCCGCGCCCGCCCGTTCGACCTGGTCAGCTCCCCGACCTCGTGCGAGCACTGCGCGGCCGGCTGCTCTCAGCGTGCCGACCACCGGCGCGGCAAGGTGCTGCGGCGGCTGGCCGGCGACGACCCGGCGGTCAACGAGGAGTGGAACTGCGACAAGGGCCGGTGGGGCTTCCGCTACACCACCGCCACCGACCGGATCACCACGCCGCTGGTGCGCGACGCGGCCACCGGCCAGTTGCGCGAGGCGTCCTGGAGCGAGGCTCTGCTGGCCGCCGCGAAGGGTTTGCGGGCCGCCCGTGAGCGCGGCGTCGGCGTCCTTCCGGGTGGGCGGCTCACGGTGGAGGACGCGTACGCGTACGCGAAATTCGCCCGGATCGTCCTCGGCAGCAACGACATCGATTTCCGGGCACGGCCGATTCGCGCTTCGGGTACGGCACTGACCGCGACCGAGGAGGCCGATTTCCTCGCCGCGTCGGTCGCCGGCATCGCCGACGTGACCTACGAGGCGGTCGAGAACGCGCCGTCCGTCCTGATCGTGGGACTGGAGCCGGAGGAGGAGTGCCCGATCCTCTTCCTGCGTCTGCGTAAGGGTCACCAGAAGAAGAAACTCCAGGTGACGGCGGTCTCCCCGTACCTCTCCAGGGGTTTTGAAAAGCTCGGCGCGACGCTTGTCGCAGCGGTGCCGGGCGACGAGGCCCGGCTTCTCAACACCGACCCGGCCGTCGCCGCCGCGCTGAGCGCGCCCGGTTCCCTGCTGATCGTCGGTGAGCGGCTGGCGACGGCGCCCGGTGGTCTCTCCGCGGCCGCCGCCCTGGCCGGTCGGACCGGCGCACGCCTGGCCTGGGTGCCGCGCCGTGCCGGTGACCGGGGCGCGCTGGACACCGGCTGCCTGCCGAACCTGCTGCCCGGCGGCCGTCCGGTCACCGACGCGGCGGCCCGGGCCGAGCTCGCGCTGGCCTGGCGCACCGAGCCGGGCGTGCTGTCCGGCACGCCGGGCCGGGACGTCGACCAGATCATCGCGGCGGCCGCCGACGGCACGCTCGGCGCGCTGCTGGTCGGCGGCGTGGATCCGGCCGATCTGGCCGACCCGCGGCTTGCCGAGGAGGCGCTCGACGCGGTGCCGTTCGTGGTGAGCCTGGAGCTGCGGCAGAGCGCGGTGACCCGCCGCGCCGACGTGGTGCTGCCGATCGCCCCGGCGGTCGAGAAAGCCGGCACCTACATGGACTGGGAGGGTCGGCTGCGGTCGTTCGAGGCGGTGCTGCCCGGCACGGCGATGACCGACGGGCGGGTGCTCGAAGCGGTCGCGGCGCTGCTCGACGTCGAACTGAACACCGGTGACGTGATGACCGTCCGCCGGGAGCTGGGCACCCTGCCGGCCGCGGCGGCCCGCCCGGTGACGCCGGTGACCGAGGCCGCCGAGCTCGCCCGCCCGGGTGAGCGGGAGGCGGTGCTCGCCACCTGGCACCAGCTGATCGACCTGGGCACGCTGCTCGACGGCGACGAGGTTCTGGCCGGCACCGCCCGCCCGCCGGTGGCGCGGATCGGCAAGGACCTGGCCGAGTCGCTCGGCGTTGCCGACGGTGACCTGGTCACGGTCAGCACCGGCCGGGGTGGCGTGACGCTCCCGGCCGCGATCACCGACCTGCCGCCGGGTGTGGTCTGGCTGCCCACCAACTCACCGGGCTCGACGGTGCGGCGCAGCCTCGGCGTGACCGCCGGCGCGGTGGTCCGTCTCGAGGCCGGCGTCGGCGGACCGATCCTCGCCGAAGGGGCTGCGCGATGA
- the nuoH gene encoding NADH-quinone oxidoreductase subunit NuoH gives MNAILAAHAVDPTLETFENDVWWITLIKLLGVFVLLLLLTLFTINYERKVVARMAVRPGPNQVGPKGWLQSLTDGLKLPFKEEIIPKTADKVVYFIAPVISATTAFTAFSVIPFGGVVNMFGQQTALQLTDVPVSVLVLLACSSMAVYGVVLAGWASGSTYPLLGGLRSSAQMISYEVAMGLSIVAVFMTSGSMSTSQIVAAQASGQPVNLFGFDITAPGWYALLLLPSFVIYMIAAVGETNRAPFDLPEAESELVGGFHTEYSSFKFALFFLAEYINMITVSAFCTTLFLGGWRAPAPITTVWEGANSGYFPLIWFFGKVLILLFGFIWLRATLPRLRYDQFMRFGWKVLIPVNLVWILFLAYFKVARSGQLSDEVRWISTAAIAVVVLLVAWGWPGAKKPKPVPIQEELAQRPPGSFPIPPMDLQVPPSPRARRAVAERAPATVGGDPETKEV, from the coding sequence ATGAACGCGATTCTGGCGGCACACGCCGTCGACCCGACATTGGAGACGTTCGAGAACGACGTCTGGTGGATCACGCTGATCAAGTTGCTCGGCGTGTTCGTGCTGCTCCTGCTGCTGACGCTGTTCACGATCAACTATGAGCGCAAGGTCGTGGCCCGGATGGCGGTCCGGCCCGGACCCAACCAGGTCGGGCCGAAAGGCTGGCTGCAGAGCCTCACCGACGGCCTGAAGCTGCCGTTCAAGGAAGAGATCATCCCGAAGACCGCCGACAAGGTGGTCTACTTCATCGCCCCGGTGATCTCGGCGACCACGGCGTTCACCGCGTTCTCGGTGATCCCGTTCGGTGGCGTGGTCAACATGTTCGGCCAGCAGACCGCCCTGCAGCTCACCGACGTGCCGGTCTCGGTGCTGGTGCTGCTCGCCTGCTCGTCGATGGCGGTGTACGGCGTGGTGCTGGCCGGCTGGGCCTCCGGGTCGACGTACCCGCTGCTCGGGGGTCTCCGCTCCAGCGCGCAGATGATCTCGTACGAGGTCGCGATGGGCCTCTCCATCGTGGCGGTGTTCATGACCTCCGGCTCGATGAGCACCTCGCAGATCGTCGCGGCGCAGGCGTCCGGTCAGCCGGTCAACCTCTTCGGCTTCGACATCACCGCACCCGGCTGGTACGCGCTGCTCCTGCTCCCGAGCTTCGTGATCTACATGATCGCGGCGGTCGGTGAGACGAACCGGGCGCCGTTCGACCTGCCCGAGGCGGAGTCCGAGCTGGTCGGCGGCTTCCACACGGAGTACTCGTCGTTCAAGTTCGCGCTCTTCTTCCTCGCCGAGTACATCAACATGATCACCGTCTCGGCGTTCTGCACCACGCTGTTCCTCGGCGGATGGCGGGCGCCCGCGCCGATCACCACGGTCTGGGAGGGCGCCAACTCCGGCTACTTCCCGCTGATCTGGTTCTTCGGCAAGGTGCTGATCCTGCTCTTCGGGTTCATCTGGCTGCGGGCCACGCTGCCCCGGCTGCGCTACGACCAGTTCATGCGCTTCGGCTGGAAGGTCCTCATCCCGGTCAACCTGGTGTGGATCCTCTTCCTGGCGTACTTCAAGGTCGCCCGCAGCGGCCAGCTCTCCGACGAGGTCCGGTGGATCTCCACCGCCGCCATCGCGGTGGTCGTGCTGCTCGTCGCCTGGGGCTGGCCGGGAGCGAAGAAGCCCAAGCCCGTCCCGATCCAGGAGGAGCTGGCCCAGCGGCCGCCGGGCAGCTTCCCGATCCCCCCGATGGATCTCCAGGTGCCGCCGAGCCCGCGTGCCCGCCGAGCCGTCGCCGAACGTGCCCCGGCCACCGTCGGCGGCGACCCCGAAACGAAGGAGGTGTGA
- the nuoI gene encoding NADH-quinone oxidoreductase subunit NuoI translates to MATLTGSFKGFGVTFAHMFRKVITTDYPFSPPKPAPRYHGRHILNRHPDGLEKCIGCELCAWACPADAIYVEGGDNTDEQRFSPGERYAKIYQINYARCIFCGLCIEACPTRSLTMSNEYELARDSRQDLIFTKKELLAPLLPGMEQPPHPMRLGETDKDYYVGALTNPGTSAGAERAPWSDAGTHDASDPAENAGRPETAGTARKEAV, encoded by the coding sequence GTGGCCACACTGACCGGCTCCTTCAAGGGATTCGGTGTGACCTTCGCGCACATGTTCCGCAAGGTGATCACAACCGACTACCCGTTCTCGCCGCCGAAGCCGGCGCCCCGGTACCACGGCCGGCACATCCTCAACCGGCACCCCGACGGCCTGGAGAAGTGCATCGGCTGCGAGCTCTGCGCCTGGGCCTGCCCGGCCGACGCGATCTACGTCGAGGGCGGCGACAACACCGACGAGCAGCGCTTCTCGCCGGGCGAGCGGTACGCGAAGATCTACCAGATCAACTACGCCCGGTGCATCTTCTGCGGGCTCTGCATCGAGGCCTGCCCGACCCGGTCGCTCACCATGAGCAACGAGTACGAGCTGGCCCGCGACAGCCGCCAGGACCTGATCTTCACGAAGAAGGAGCTCCTGGCGCCGCTGCTGCCCGGCATGGAGCAGCCGCCGCACCCGATGCGGCTCGGTGAGACCGACAAGGACTACTACGTCGGCGCGCTCACCAACCCGGGCACGTCGGCCGGCGCGGAGCGGGCGCCGTGGTCGGACGCGGGCACGCACGACGCCTCCGACCCGGCCGAGAACGCCGGCCGCCCGGAGACCGCCGGCACGGCACGGAAGGAGGCCGTGTGA
- a CDS encoding NADH-quinone oxidoreductase subunit J, which yields MDAVSTGEQVAFWILGTISVIGALGMVLARNAVHSALWLVVTMLCLGFLYVVNAAPFLGMVQVIVYTGAIMMLFLFVLMLVGRDASDSLIETLRGQRVAAILLGIGFAALIATGLARSLGDIEAVGLAEANQNGNVQGLAALLFTNYVFAFEVTSALLITAAVGAMVLAHVERAKEDKVDQVTRMKERFRPGNYPGPKPGPGIYANTMSVAAPARLPDGNGAERSISPILPVRELTDSEVAPKGTEK from the coding sequence ATGGACGCGGTCTCCACCGGCGAACAGGTCGCGTTCTGGATCCTCGGCACCATCTCGGTGATCGGCGCGCTCGGCATGGTGCTGGCCCGCAACGCGGTGCACTCCGCGCTCTGGCTGGTCGTCACGATGCTCTGCCTGGGCTTCCTCTACGTGGTCAACGCCGCGCCGTTCCTCGGGATGGTCCAGGTGATCGTCTACACCGGCGCGATCATGATGCTGTTCCTGTTCGTGCTGATGCTCGTCGGCCGGGACGCGTCGGATTCGCTGATCGAGACGTTGCGCGGGCAGCGGGTCGCGGCGATCCTGCTCGGCATCGGGTTCGCCGCGCTGATCGCCACCGGCCTGGCCCGCTCGCTCGGCGACATCGAGGCGGTCGGGCTGGCCGAGGCGAACCAGAACGGCAACGTCCAGGGCCTCGCCGCGCTTCTCTTCACCAACTACGTCTTCGCGTTCGAGGTGACCTCGGCGCTGCTCATCACGGCCGCGGTCGGCGCCATGGTGCTGGCACACGTGGAGCGCGCGAAGGAGGACAAGGTCGACCAGGTGACCCGGATGAAGGAGCGGTTCCGGCCGGGCAACTACCCCGGACCGAAGCCCGGCCCGGGCATCTACGCGAACACCATGTCGGTGGCCGCGCCGGCCCGGCTCCCGGACGGCAACGGCGCCGAGCGCAGCATCTCGCCGATCCTGCCGGTCCGTGAGCTGACCGACTCGGAGGTCGCACCGAAGGGGACCGAGAAGTGA
- the nuoK gene encoding NADH-quinone oxidoreductase subunit NuoK, with protein sequence MTPDYYLVLSVILFTIGATGVLIRRNAIVLFMCIELMLNAANLALVTFSRINGGLDGQIISFFVMVVAAAEVVVGLAIIMSIFRTRRSASVDDANLLKY encoded by the coding sequence GTGACTCCCGATTACTACCTGGTGCTGTCGGTCATCCTCTTCACCATCGGCGCGACAGGCGTGCTGATCAGGCGCAACGCGATCGTCCTGTTCATGTGCATCGAGCTGATGCTGAACGCGGCGAACCTCGCGCTCGTCACCTTCAGCCGGATCAACGGCGGCCTGGACGGCCAGATCATCTCGTTCTTCGTGATGGTCGTCGCGGCGGCCGAGGTCGTGGTCGGCCTCGCCATCATCATGTCGATCTTCCGCACGCGACGCTCGGCGAGCGTCGACGACGCGAACCTCCTCAAGTACTGA
- the nuoL gene encoding NADH-quinone oxidoreductase subunit L yields the protein MEHTVEFAPATGVLSSIWLLVAIPLASAAVLLLLGRRADKWGHWLGVLSVAASFVLGLVFFLSLAGLDADRRSAELSLWDFIVVGGLHVDFGLLFDPLSGVFVLLITGVGSLIHLYAVGYMEHDPGRRKFFAYFNLFVSAMLLLVLGNNYVMLYFGWEGVGLASYLLISFWYTRPSAATAGKKAFLMNRVGDAGLAIAIFMMFAYLGTTNYAEVFAGAGSLAAGTLLIMGILLLLGACGKSGQFPLQAWLPDAMEGPTPVSALIHAATMVTAGVYLVARSNPIFSANTTLQLIVVSVGALTLLMGCIIGAAKDDIKRVLAWSTVSQIGYMFLGVGLGGAAYALAIVHLLAHGFFKANMFLGAGSVMHGMHDQVDIRRFGALSKHMKITWITFATGWLAIIGIPPLSGFFSKEPIIAAAFEREVTWESWVFGMAALIGAGLTAFYMTRLFVLTFHGPARWTDDIKHPHESPPIMTIPLILLAAGSIGAGWLMSTSVPDWLTPVFGEEQAEAHGVLSHTVITILSLLVTVLGAGLAWALFRRGTATEPQPAGVLVTAARRNLYTDAFNEAVFERPGIYLTRALVFLDNRGIDGLVNGLAAGIGGGSARLRRLQTGFVRSYALSMLTGAMLVVGAFIAIQLGWLA from the coding sequence ATGGAACACACTGTGGAGTTCGCCCCAGCGACGGGAGTGCTGAGCAGCATCTGGCTGCTCGTCGCGATCCCGCTCGCCAGTGCGGCCGTACTTCTCCTCCTCGGCAGACGGGCCGACAAATGGGGGCACTGGCTCGGTGTCCTCTCGGTCGCCGCGTCGTTCGTGCTCGGCCTGGTCTTCTTCCTGAGCCTGGCCGGCCTCGACGCGGACCGGCGCTCGGCCGAGCTCAGCCTCTGGGACTTCATCGTCGTCGGCGGCCTGCACGTCGACTTCGGCCTGCTCTTCGACCCGCTCTCCGGCGTCTTCGTGCTGCTGATCACGGGCGTCGGCTCGTTGATCCACCTGTACGCGGTCGGGTACATGGAGCACGACCCGGGCCGGCGGAAGTTCTTCGCCTACTTCAACCTCTTCGTCTCGGCGATGTTGCTGCTGGTCCTCGGCAACAACTACGTGATGCTCTACTTCGGCTGGGAGGGCGTCGGCCTGGCGTCGTACCTGCTGATCTCTTTCTGGTACACCCGCCCGTCGGCGGCCACGGCCGGTAAGAAGGCGTTCCTGATGAACCGGGTCGGCGACGCCGGCCTGGCCATCGCGATCTTCATGATGTTCGCCTACCTGGGCACCACGAACTACGCGGAGGTGTTCGCCGGCGCCGGGTCGCTCGCCGCCGGAACCCTGCTGATCATGGGCATCCTCTTGCTGCTCGGCGCATGCGGCAAGTCCGGCCAGTTCCCGCTGCAGGCCTGGTTGCCGGACGCGATGGAAGGCCCGACGCCGGTGTCGGCGCTCATCCACGCGGCGACGATGGTCACCGCGGGCGTCTACCTGGTCGCCCGGTCCAACCCGATCTTCTCGGCGAACACCACGTTGCAGCTGATCGTGGTGAGCGTCGGCGCGCTGACGCTGCTGATGGGCTGCATCATCGGCGCGGCGAAGGACGACATCAAGCGCGTCCTGGCCTGGTCGACGGTGAGCCAGATCGGTTACATGTTCCTCGGCGTGGGGCTCGGCGGCGCGGCGTACGCGCTGGCCATCGTGCACCTGCTGGCACACGGCTTCTTCAAGGCGAACATGTTCCTCGGTGCCGGCTCGGTCATGCACGGAATGCACGACCAGGTCGACATCCGGCGGTTCGGTGCCCTGTCGAAGCACATGAAGATCACCTGGATCACGTTCGCCACCGGCTGGCTCGCGATCATCGGCATCCCCCCGCTCTCCGGCTTCTTCTCCAAGGAGCCGATCATCGCGGCCGCGTTCGAGCGCGAGGTGACCTGGGAGTCCTGGGTGTTCGGCATGGCCGCGCTGATCGGCGCCGGGCTCACCGCGTTCTACATGACCCGGCTCTTCGTGCTGACGTTCCACGGCCCGGCCCGCTGGACCGACGACATCAAGCACCCGCACGAGTCGCCGCCGATCATGACGATCCCGCTGATCCTGCTGGCGGCCGGCTCGATCGGGGCCGGCTGGCTGATGAGCACGAGCGTGCCGGACTGGCTCACGCCGGTATTCGGCGAGGAGCAGGCGGAGGCGCACGGCGTGCTCTCGCACACCGTGATCACCATCCTGTCGCTGCTGGTGACGGTGCTCGGCGCGGGTCTGGCCTGGGCGCTGTTCCGGCGCGGGACGGCCACCGAGCCGCAGCCGGCCGGCGTGCTGGTCACCGCGGCGCGCCGCAACCTCTACACCGACGCGTTCAACGAGGCGGTGTTCGAGCGGCCCGGCATCTACCTGACCCGGGCCCTGGTGTTCCTCGACAACAGGGGCATCGACGGCCTGGTCAACGGCCTTGCGGCCGGGATCGGCGGCGGCTCGGCGCGTCTGCGGCGGCTTCAAACCGGTTTCGTACGGTCGTACGCCCTCTCCATGCTCACCGGCGCGATGCTGGTCGTCGGCGCCTTCATCGCGATCCAGCTGGGGTGGTTGGCGTGA